Genomic DNA from Pelosinus sp. UFO1:
GGGGAATAACTGATTGTCAGCCAGTTCTTTCTGTATATATTCACGACTAATAAAAGAAATCCCCAAACCAATCTTAGTTAATTCTATCATTAAATCCACACTGCCTAATTGAATTTCTGGTTGAAAGAGGATGTTGTGTTGGGCAAATAAAGTATCTAAGAAGGTCCTAGTAGTCGTATTTTTTTCTAAGGTGAGAATTGGCAGTGCTGCAACCTCATCGAAGGTTAAAAGAGATCCTTGTAGATGGGAAAAGGCGGGGCTAGCAAAAAATACATCATGAAGCATCTTGCATTTACTAATTGTCATCTTAGGGTAGGACTTTTCTGGGGCAAGGTTGACAACACTAATGTCTACTAAACCTTTTTTTAATAAATCGACGCAGACAGGTGAAGGGCGGTTGGTAACATTAAGTTTGATTTTAGGATATAGTTGATTAAATTGCTTAAAATAAGGAAGTAAATAATATTTGCAGATTGTATCGCTGGCGCCTATCTTTAATTCTCCTTGTTCAAGAGTATAGAGTTCGCTAAGGCTGCGTTCCCCAGTTTTAAACAAATGAAAAGCCTGTTCAACATGAGTAAATAA
This window encodes:
- a CDS encoding LysR family transcriptional regulator → MDINFELYKVFYYVAKYLSFSAAANELYISQSAVSQAIKLLEEKLNTKLFFRSTKQVQLSESGLLLFTHVEQAFHLFKTGERSLSELYTLEQGELKIGASDTICKYYLLPYFKQFNQLYPKIKLNVTNRPSPVCVDLLKKGLVDISVVNLAPEKSYPKMTISKCKMLHDVFFASPAFSHLQGSLLTFDEVAALPILTLEKNTTTRTFLDTLFAQHNILFQPEIQLGSVDLMIELTKIGLGISFISREYIQKELADNQLFPLTLTTEIPKRELGIITYDCLPVPIAAQKFIELL